A genomic region of Rhodococcus pyridinivorans contains the following coding sequences:
- a CDS encoding helix-turn-helix domain-containing protein, with amino-acid sequence MARNSGGGETTYAKGARVTGESRDRLQEDLKRRYEEGASIRRLAQETGRSYGFVHNVLVESQVRLRGRGGPNRRRAAASDEKA; translated from the coding sequence ATGGCGCGAAATTCCGGTGGTGGAGAGACGACCTACGCGAAGGGAGCCCGAGTTACAGGGGAATCGCGGGACCGCTTGCAGGAGGATCTGAAGCGCCGCTACGAGGAAGGCGCGAGCATTCGGAGGCTCGCGCAGGAAACCGGTCGATCCTACGGTTTCGTGCACAACGTTCTCGTGGAGTCGCAGGTGCGGCTGCGGGGCCGCGGCGGCCCGAACCGTCGTCGGGCGGCAGCGAGCGACGAGAAGGCGTGA
- a CDS encoding TetR/AcrR family transcriptional regulator encodes MPKVSEDHLAARRRQILDGARRCFAEYGYDGATVRLLEDATGLSRGAIFHHFKDKDGLFLALAQEDARRMADVAANEGLVQVMRDMLSSPDQFDWLGTRLEITRRLRTDPEFARAWTQHSAELTEATVGRLERQREAGRLRDDVPTEVVLGYLDLVLDGLVARLASGHTEQDLVAVLDLVEESVRRRD; translated from the coding sequence CAGTGAGGACCATCTCGCCGCGCGGCGCAGGCAGATCCTCGACGGTGCCCGTCGCTGCTTCGCCGAATACGGTTACGACGGCGCGACCGTGCGACTGCTCGAAGATGCCACGGGTCTGTCCCGTGGCGCGATCTTCCACCATTTCAAGGACAAGGACGGACTGTTCCTCGCCCTCGCCCAGGAGGATGCGAGACGGATGGCCGACGTCGCGGCCAACGAGGGTCTCGTGCAGGTCATGCGCGACATGCTGTCCTCCCCCGACCAGTTCGACTGGCTCGGGACGCGGCTCGAGATCACGCGCCGTCTCCGCACCGACCCCGAGTTCGCGAGGGCGTGGACGCAGCATTCGGCCGAACTCACCGAGGCCACCGTCGGACGCCTCGAACGGCAGCGGGAAGCGGGCCGGCTGCGCGACGACGTGCCGACGGAAGTCGTCCTGGGTTATCTCGACCTCGTGCTCGACGGACTCGTCGCCCGCCTCGCTTCTGGGCACACCGAACAGGACCTCGTCGCGGTTCTGGACCTCGTCGAGGAATCCGTGCGCCGGCGCGACTGA